The Cyclobacterium amurskyense genome contains the following window.
TCGAATATCCATATTTTGATTGACTAATGAAAAATTTAAACCGATATATTGAACATACCGCCTTGCAGCCCACCGTAGATGAGCGTGCAATTGACAAGCTCTTGGCACAGGCTAAGAAATATTCCTTTAGAGGAGTTTGTGTGCCCCCTTTCTGGGTAAAAAAAGCAAACAGGGCTCTATTAGAACTTGACATCCAAGTAGTGACAGTGGTGGGTTTTCCACTAGGCTATTCCATGACCCAAACAAAAGTCTTTGAAACCAAACAAGCCATTGCAGATGGAGCAGACGAACTGGACGTTGTTTGGTCCATTTCAGCATTTAAATCCGGAATGAATTGGCCAAAAATAGAATTGGCCCAACTTGCGAATGTATGTCATGATTCGGAGAAGTTGTTAAAAGTGATCATAGAAACGGCTTATTTAAACGAAGACGAATTAACACTGGCATGTGATAATTGCAGAGATGCTGGTGTAGATTTTGTGAAAACATCTACTGGATTTGCTGGAGAAGGAGCCCAGACAGCTACGATAAAGCGCATGCGGGAGCTATTACCAAGTCAGGTAGGAATCAAAGCCAGCGGAGGGATTAAAACTTTGGAGCAAGCAATGGCAATGATCAATGCTGGTGCTGACCGAATAGGCAGCAGTAGTGGTCACCTTATAATGGAAGCCTGGATGGACAAAAATCCTCAATAAAAACGACTTCTTCC
Protein-coding sequences here:
- the deoC gene encoding deoxyribose-phosphate aldolase; the encoded protein is MKNLNRYIEHTALQPTVDERAIDKLLAQAKKYSFRGVCVPPFWVKKANRALLELDIQVVTVVGFPLGYSMTQTKVFETKQAIADGADELDVVWSISAFKSGMNWPKIELAQLANVCHDSEKLLKVIIETAYLNEDELTLACDNCRDAGVDFVKTSTGFAGEGAQTATIKRMRELLPSQVGIKASGGIKTLEQAMAMINAGADRIGSSSGHLIMEAWMDKNPQ